tataaaagctacttaaatgccctaattgaactaaggcctaatcctggcttaatctaagccctgtctgtgaaaccggacCTTTTAGCGTGAAAAATCACTTACTAACCATTTCTGTGTAAAGTTATATCCAGTTTTACAACTTCACTTGCACCACCATGACAAGGCAACACAAACTctaaaatgactgtaaaaatgatttacGGCTTTACAGCTTAAATAATAAGTTTAACAGAATAATTaaattgcttttataaaattaccagcttcacatttctgcttataaatcctccaaaaacatttactttCATTAATTGTAAGtgtttcaagtgttttttttttttgcttttttataacGAAAATTTGTTTTTGGTAATCAACTGTGTTACAAAATAACTACTGTCATttgagcttaaagggttagttcacccaaaaatgaaaattctgtcattaattactcaccctcatgtcattccacacccgtaagactatcttcagaacacaaattaagatatttttgatgaaatctgagagatgtctgtccctccatagacagctacacgactaccactttgacgcttcaaaaaattcatcaagagatcgtaaaactaatccatatgaattgagcggtttagtccaaattttctgaagagacacgatcgctttatatgaacagattgaatttaggcttttattcataaacataacaaacaaaTACACCAACATAATTaaaagctcaaccgaacctgctttatatgcaagaacaaacctcaaaCGTGCAGCGTAAcatgagaacgaacctcattggttctcgcacatcaagcaaacatgctttggcttccgtttaccacaactgatgtgtgagttgataaatgtttatatgtgaatttaAGTCTAAATTcaatgtttatcatataaagcgatcatgtctgttcagaatttttttttattaaactgctcaattcatatggattagttttacaatctctttattaactttttgaagtgtcaaagtttcagttgcatagctgtctatatggaaggacagaaagctctcagatttcatcaaaaatatcttaatttgtgttctgaagatgaacaaaagtcttacgggtttggaacgacatgagggtgagtaattaatgacagaattttcatttttgggtgaactaactcgaATATTCCTTTAATAGTCATTTCATTGCTGTTGAATTACTCATGACTTAAAAGGCTAATTGACACTGTTTGTGGGCATTTTATAGTAGCTATTAAATACTGTACCATTATTGGCCAATGGCCCTTAATTaatcatctatctgtctgtcctttAATCTATCTATCCAGACAAACACTGGACATACCTGACAGGCTGATGAACGGCAAGATGAGTCTTTCCCGTAATGGTACCTTGGAGAAACCTGCCTCTCTGCATTCCCCCACAGATCAGGGGGAGTCCGAATCACCTCACCCGCGTCTCCATCACACCGGTTCCATCTCCTCCAGTTCTCCAGCTAACATGTCCAGCTCAGGTGTAGTGGTTCCTCCTCCGTACTCAATAGCAGGCAGTGCAGTGAACGACTCTCCCCTGGAGCTGAGAGGCTCTTTGGACTGTTGGGCCTGTTCTGTTCTGGTTACAGCACAGAATCTGATCATTGCCACACTCAATGTAGGTTTGGCTGCCTTTATCTTCGGCCTCATCCTGTTGCCATCGCTCGTCATGGTTGTTTTTGGCTTCCTCTGCCATTCAACggtaattttttaaaaactttttttaaaagtcaatatcaaatcaaaatgGCCCCTATTTGCTTTAATAATGAACATTCCTTGTCTAACTGTacatggtatatatatatatatatatatatatatatatatatatatatatatattttttttttttttttttttttttttttttttaaagagtaaGATTTGACCAAAAGAAACTACACTATAGTTCAAAGGTTTGAGGCaagtaatattattttattgggttagttcacccaaaaatgacatttctggcattaaaggattacttcactttcaaaaaaaatgttcctgataatttactcacccccatgtcatccaagatgtccatgtcctttcttcagtcgaaaagaaattaaggtttttgatgaaaacattccaggattattctccttaaagtggacttcaatggcctccaaatggttgaaggtcaaaattacagtttcagtgcagcttcaaagggctttaaacgataccggACGAGGagtaagggtcttatctagtgaaacgatcggaccgcactttcgtattcttcaaaaagcttacactgtatgtcctacgccttccctattcaacttacggaactaACGCAGCCCCAGTTGCATTTTTTCCGTaggtagaatagggaaggcgtaggacatacagcgtaagctttttgaagaatacgaaagtgcggttttggcggaaccacttggaaggcgatcatttgtttatataaagcatatacagttgtattttttccgaaaatgaccgatcgtttcgctagataagacccttatttctcgtatggtatcgtttaaagccctttgaagctgcactgaaactgtaattttgaccttcagccgtttggaggccactatagtccactataaggagaataatcctggaatgttttcatcaaaaaccttaatttctttttgaagaaaggacatggacatcttggatgacatgggcgtgagtaaattatcaggaaaattttatttgaaagtgaactaatcctttaagtactcaccctcatgtcattccaaacccgtaagaccgtcgttcatcttcggaacacaaattaagatatttttgatgaaatccaagaggtttctgaaccacacaacggcagcaacatcattgcacccttcaaggcccagaaaggtagtaaagacattgttaaaatagtccatttaactacagtggttcaaccttaatgttataaagtgataagaacacaaaaacaaaacaaaaataagaaatttattcaacaatttcttctcttccctgtcagtctcgtACGCTGTTGacatagtaaacacagtgcagcgcttctaggttctacgtcagaacgccgactcagtattggccgatgctATTCACATGAGCACCATGACACATGcctgtgatgctgacgcaggagccggccaataatgaccCGACGTTCTGGCGTTGGAACaatatgaaggtgagtaattcatgacagaaatttcattttgggtgaactaaccctttaatgcttttgaaagaagtctcttatatgctataggctgcatttatttggtcaaacATACAGTAGAACAGTActactattgtgaaatattgctaCGTGTTttcgattttaatattaatattcacattacatatacattttaatatttttaaaatgtaatttattcctgtgatgctaagctgaatttacagcatcactccagtcttcagtgtcacatgatcctccagaaatcattctaatatgctgatttgctgttcaagaaagAGTATTATCAGTATTATCAGTGTTAATTGGTTGTGCTACGCTGAGTCCTTGATGAAAGGTGTTCattccttcaaaaaaaaaaaaaaaaagaatactgaccccaaattttgtatttatgacataattattaaatttcaatattttttcctGTACTTGTCCCAACAGACCGAAATTCCACCCCAAATCACAACTCTCTCCCCCAAAAGGAAATTAAAACATTTCGATTGCTCAAATGTCATCCAAACACTGATAACTGAACTTCCCAGAGCTCAGTGAAACTAACACAAAACACCTGGGTGAGCAAAGGAAATGAACTATTTCACATAATCCTCTCTTATCATTTCGCTGAATCAGTGATCAGTTAACTGCCTCCAACTGAGCTGTCGCAGTCAACTCCCACTGCCTCACCATATGTggatgttttttattattattattaattatcacAGTGTAATAATGCTCTTATCTGATCTGACAATATATTACAGGCATATTTGTACAGTATACTTTTCCAAATTTCAGTCACCTCCCTTTATTTCTTGCTAACTTACTCTTTTCTTATCCATTTGTTCCAAAGGTTCAGCGCCACGGTACTTCCGTCTACTGTTCGGATCTTTTGGACGATGGGGGTTGTGTGGCTTTGCTGGTGGTGGGGTTCCTGCTGCTGGCTCCGCTACTGGTTCTGGCTCTGGCTGCTTACTGCAGGATGGCACGCCACCTCCAGCTGGGCTTGTGCTTCATCCCATATAGTCGTGCCGTCTACAAGAACCTGCCTGCATCACGTCATCGAGGCCTGGGGGGCTGCTGTGGCCAGCAGGGGGCAGGAGAGAGCGAGGGAAAGGGAAGCGTGTGGGTTTGAGCAGCCTGATGAAGCCTGGTGAATTTAATGTGAATAGCTATAGCAATAGGTCACATTACAGAACCCAAATACAATACCAAACAGATGTCAATACAAGCAGTGCCGTGTTCTCAGCAGTtctgttaaattaattttttacaaaCTGTGCATTTATTCAGTGTCAGTCTCTTTTTTAAGTGATTTTTTCAGTCCTTTCTTAACTGGCTCAACCTATACCATGGTGAAAAAGGTGgaactattttttttacaaatgtttaatgttgtttctttgtaacatttttagtaggcctactttagtgaattttcatacatttaactATGAAGtctttgtaaaaaaattttaaaaagttttcttTTATTACTGTACAAACACCTCTTTctacttaaataaataaataaataaaacattcccaagataaatgtatgaattatcaAAAATGGTCAATGTGTGGCAAGCTATTTAGCAATTTTGAGTGCGGTTGATATGCTCCCATTATCTcattacacaatcacacacatttTTTACGCACTTGCAATGAATTATATTTAGCTGCTGTAAATTATTTCCGTGGCActaaacaaaattacaaaaataatttgcctatattttgtatatatatattctggaAAGCAAAAAACATGGTGCTTGACTGTGCAAAACCTACCATGATGCTAAATGTTTTGGGGcgttaaagggtttgttcacccaaaaagttGTTCCacgcccgtaagaccttcattcatcttcggaacacaaataaagatatttttgatgaaatccaagggtatctgatccacacagaGGCCTTGTTTCCTTGTTTACGTCCGAGTTATTGGCTGGATCCTGTGTCAccatcacatgcatgcgtcgtgctgctcacgtgttcagcttcggccaatactgagctggcattaggacgtaaacaaggaagcatgcactgagttcactacgtatgacaatggttcaaatatttttgttttgtttttgcgcacaaaaagtactctcgtcgcttcataacattaaggttgaaacaccGTAGTCACGTTTACTATTTTAACCACGTTttcaactacctttctggaggtcaaaaggtgcaatgatattGCTGCCTAtatgtggatcagataccctcagatttcatcaaaaatatcttaatttgtgttccgaagatgaacggagctcttacgggtgtggaacgacatgagggtgagtacttaatgacagaaatttcatttttgggtgaactaaccctttaagttgttGCTGCTCTGAATGTTTTTATAGCTATGCAGTTGATAGAATGCAATTGATCTGTGTGGTTACTAGTGTGCTTTATGGCTGTTTCTCAAAAAGACTACTCCTTTTCTAAGTTTACAGTCAAATTCAAGTAGTCCCGCGCAAAAATGTCTCCAaattttctgattggctaaaagGTGTGGGCCACAATTAATTTTCCATCAACAGCGGTTTTGCACTATTAATTACAACAATAGAATTCTCAGACATCTATTTCCGTGATAGGCTATCTTGTCAGACACTATATGGGCGAAAAAAATCTCTTACAACAACTTTAATTGCCATTAACGTGATTTAGCCTATGCGTTTATTGAATGCATTATTAAGAAGCTTTGCTATGGCAGATtcttgaggggaaaaaaatgtactCAGTCACTTCTGAGGTCAGAAGCTTTTGTTGTGGCTTGCCGGATTAGTTATTTAAAGCCTCGGCCGGTGGAAATTTCCCATGGCGTTCCGCGCACGCTCAATCAAAGCTTTAATACGCAACCGAGGTAACGGAACAGAGGGGCAGATAGAGTCAAGTACAGCATCATCAGACAGTATCCGTCGGGAATGCGACCTGCTTGCTGCCCTAACACGATCTCTGTGGGGACCAGCACGAGCACAATCTCATGGAGCCAGAGTTTCAAACGAAGCAAATCCTTCATATCACTGGATAAGACGCGCGCCAGTTTGTTTCTCTACAGGTACGTTTGGAACAAGTACTGTTTAAAGTGTCTGAAATTGGAATGTGTGACGTAGGCAGTGTTTTGACAAAACAACTTTTTAAAGTATGCAGTGTGCAGAAATATTTAGTGTGCTTGACATAATAATAGACatattttacttaaaataagGTTCTGTGCTCAATAGCTACTTTAACGTGCACATTTTCATTTATCCTGTTacttaaaattgtatttatttataaaatattataataatatatgtttatttagaagccttttatattttactaatTTGTACGCTATAAACATTGTGTTTTTCTCAACGATGGGCTCATGTTTAGTTCAACTCATTTGATCTGTGATGTGTGTTTGCGTGCAACGCGCGCCAAGTCGCTCTAGTTTGATTTTCTTAAATGAGGGATTAACCTCTCCTCGACTGAGTTTTATGTAAGATATAAGATACCTTTCATAGAACGACAAAGCATCTTTCTCGTGCGTCTACAGGCAGTAGGTCCGGTGCTCAAGAGACTTGAGGGTCAAAGGGTCTTGGCTAGTTTCTAACTGCTGATGTCAGGGACtccatatattatataataccccaaaatattatatatatatatacatatatatatattggggTCCCTGACATCAGCCAAGACCCTTTGACCCTCAAGTCCCATGAGACCTACAGCCTGTAATGGTATTCCTTTGTAAATACAATACATTTGTCACATCTGGAACGTTTTAATGATTTACAGCTTACAAAATAAATCATAGTCCCATTCTGCTAAATGAACGGTGGTGCTGCTCATTATTTACgtaacataagtgttctgttatTATATAGCGGTTCTCTTCCTGTAGTTAAGATTTATGTGTTACATTGACGTTGTGGCTAATTGTGGAGTCAGAGCTGGTTGTTCTTGTTCGGGTGTTCCAGCCCTCCGAAGTGGGCCAGGGAACACAACTGTGTGCCCCGCTCAAGTGATATAGTACTGTATAGTACAAGCCTCAGACATGACTGAGGATTAATCCTCAGGATGAATGAGCTCTTTGTTTCTTTGAGCCATTATTAGCAATCTCCTGCTTTCACCTCTCAGCTAATGTTCCGGTCAGAGAAGCGAGATAAGCTTGAAGAAACAAACACAATGGCATTGAAACTCCATGTTCTTCAGTCAATAGACCttttacttttttctctctctccagatCTCTAGATTGGGCAAGCCATGGGTAAGAAAGTCTTGCAGTGTTTTCCCTGGTACAAACGCTGTAAAGACCGCGGTAAAAGCAGACTGTGCCCTCCTCCGCCTGGTAAGTTGCCTTGTTAACCAAATTTTGTCCTGATATCCTGCTAATGAAGTTATAAGTCAAACTGTCTTTCAATACTTAATATTGTAGAttaattttctctctctgtgtgttcaCAGTGCCATCTGTTGAGGTGCAACCTGGCTTCTCTCCGACAGTCTCCTGGGGTTACGACGGAGAGGAAAGCGCCGTACGTCCCGTCTATTTTTCCCACAAAGCACGAGTAGTTTATCGCCACCAGATGGATGGAAATATTATCGATGCCACCTGCTGACCTCTGGGCTCCTTTCCCAGAATCCCTTGCCTTGTACCTGTAGACCTCCAGAACAGAGTAGAGGAGCATCTACTAGACTGTTCCGTCCTTTTGTATTTAGTAAAGATATCACAGTGTTTCCTCTGGTTCCTCCATCCTCTTGCCAGACCTGGCATTCACCTGTTCTTGTACTTACTGTgttgaaatgaaattaaatgtttcaAGGGAGTGCTGCAGGCCACATGGAATGTAAAAAAACAGGGATTGAGTTGGATGTTGTAAATACAAATGCAATGTATGTACATTTTGTCATGCATATCTGGTCCTGGATGTATGATttcctgttgttgttgttgttttttagacAAACCACAATTGGTTTTTCAGAGGTTCATGAATGCATTCAGGAAAAAGATCAAATTTTGTACTAATCACTGAAAttctaatataaaatatatgtttagtAAATATGATTGtatattttgtcttttgttctctGATTCTGTTAAAGGAGATTGAGTCTTGCAATAAAATAGTTtatagtaaatacatttttattgaattttctttacttttttatttaaatgttttatgttaCCGATTGATTCCCCGGAGGTTGGAGATTTAGCTGCTCCATGTCAATCTTTCTCACTCGTTGTGAGAAACGAACCTATGCCACTGCCACACCATAAAGAGGCCAGAGCAACTTTTCCAGAGATGGTCTTATTATAGGGAGATATAAGAGGGTCTGTGGCTCTACCATTGTAAAAAGTGTAACGGCTAACTTGAATCACATGTGCCTTGATAACCAATCACATTACAGTCTTGACATCATTGAATTTCGTTGAGTTTGGCACAGTCACTGAGGATACCATAGAAATGAATGAGAAGTGCCGTAAACTGAATCATACCTGTCGTTCAATTTTCTGTGACTTCTcttataaaacagcattttttcagTGTAACTGCTAAAAATAGATCAatccaaaacaaatgtttaagcCCAAACATGTTGAAGATTAGCTGACGATAAGCTATCTCCTCACAAAAGCAAAAGTTTATTCAGCATAGTGATctcctccattgacatccactcaaaatacaacaacaacaacaataaacagCCTCTTGTCTCCTTCCCTGGTTAGCGTTAGCAGAAGGCATTACATTTAAGGTCGCTGGCTTGCCTTCAAGTGGCTTTTAcgtttaaaacattataaaacatgaaagttgACAGACTTTGTGACTCCCCCATTTTACTTTCGAGTCTGAGGGTGTTTTGTTAGATATGCAAAGGACTAAATCAGCCATAAAATAGTGACTGGTGAGTATTACCTTTTAACTTACagtaaaacattatttgttttacCTGTCAGGTCAGTTCTTCAAAATAAACGCcctccaacaacaacaacaaattattattttttaaataataataataataatttgaactTTTCTCCTTAATTGTTTGTTGGTAATATTGCATCCTGTCATTCATGAAGGTATAATGCATGAACTTGTATACACTATTCTGTGCTGGTCTCATCCTCTACTGTAATTTGCAATGTAGCCTATGTACTGAGGACTAAAGATGCTGTAGATATTTTGCCACCTCTAAAATGTTCTTTTCTTAATCCTGGGTTAATCATTAAACTTATTTGGCTGGGTAGACTTACTGTATATTAACGTCTAACATTTAATTTCACTGTGTAAACACAAAACCATTACCCAGAGTTCAGATAAGAGATGGCAGAGTGGCCCTTTGTCATCAGGGAGGACACAGAGAGGGCAGACATGCAGGATATAAATTCCCTGGTTGCCAGACATAGGATGAGAATTAGCTTCATTGTGCCTTTGCAAGTCATTATCCGCTTTAAGTAGGCCTCAGTGACGCTGATGGATGTATCTAAAGCGTCTGATGTCTGTGGTGCCTAAGAGCTTATGTTTCGTATGATTGCATGATGCATATATGAAGCTGACATGTTACAGTGGTAATTTTTTGCAGAGCTGCAGTAATGATTTGCTCTCTTTTTCAGAGTTTTTGAGTCCTGAATCTCAGACACTAAAAATTCAGACACTAGATGACGCTATAAACCCATGATTTTAGTTTGAGAGAGAAACAGAAATGCTATTTAATACTAGGGTAGGCCTACTGCTTTTTGCACAGTATACACATACTGCttaaaaattttaacaaaatgtaaTGTGCAATATGCAGTGTTTAAAATGGTAGTAAGATAAATTGTTGTTGCATGTTTAATTGTTGTTCATGTTTAATTGATATTCAAATAAGATTTTCATCACTGGAAAAGGAAAAGTTGAGTGCATGGAAATGTGGGATACAGTAATCACAGTGCTATtcttgtattatttatattacattgtattatttttttaagttggcttttttttttagagtatatatatatatatatatatatatatatatatatatatatatatatatatagttttcattttaattttgttttttgtcattgtttgctTTTATATCTCTagctttaattttatattttgtttttttatattttaaattcagttttatttttagtaattttagttttttaagtttaagtattttatctaatattttcatttaaatattttaaattttaagctttaaaaactattttgaaTAGTTTTAATTTAAGTTGAAGGTAGGCTACATTATGTAACTTTTAGCCCTCTAgtggtaaaaaaacaaaactgcatgcattttggaAAGAACAGCGTTTTGGTTATGCTTTGGTTTTGTGTGACTGTGACAGACGAATATGACCCACAATTAACTGttttagagagctacatatggtAATTTATGTCATAAAATACCCtataaaataccttactcacctgttgagtagTAAAAACACCATCTCTGCCtcgcttttacaacatttcaaatccctcagttctcgccatcttCAAAGATCCATGCCAGTGTTGATTCTCACTTTATTACCAGCTCTGTCAAGTTTTGCtagcagactctcctctgttctGTGTTTTTTAAAACAGG
This genomic stretch from Megalobrama amblycephala isolate DHTTF-2021 linkage group LG2, ASM1881202v1, whole genome shotgun sequence harbors:
- the tmem88a gene encoding transmembrane protein 88a, with translation MNGKMSLSRNGTLEKPASLHSPTDQGESESPHPRLHHTGSISSSSPANMSSSGVVVPPPYSIAGSAVNDSPLELRGSLDCWACSVLVTAQNLIIATLNVGLAAFIFGLILLPSLVMVVFGFLCHSTVQRHGTSVYCSDLLDDGGCVALLVVGFLLLAPLLVLALAAYCRMARHLQLGLCFIPYSRAVYKNLPASRHRGLGGCCGQQGAGESEGKGSVWV
- the si:ch211-237l4.6 gene encoding uncharacterized protein si:ch211-237l4.6 — protein: MAFRARSIKALIRNRGNGTEGQIESSTASSDSIRRECDLLAALTRSLWGPARAQSHGARVSNEANPSYHWIRRAPVCFSTVPSVEVQPGFSPTVSWGYDGEESAVRPVYFSHKARVVYRHQMDGNIIDATC